A stretch of Geobacter sp. DNA encodes these proteins:
- a CDS encoding peptide chain release factor-like protein has product MLDQGESGDIVDVGNRLNSHAERPLICDSDLEIEFYRASGPGGQHRNTTDSAVRIKHVPTGIVVQASESRSQFRNRAVALARLKEELERRQRKSKRRISTKVTPGARERRLESKRKTSAKKRLRSAPPDE; this is encoded by the coding sequence ATGTTGGACCAAGGTGAGAGTGGCGACATAGTGGATGTTGGAAATAGGCTCAACTCGCATGCAGAGCGACCATTGATATGCGACAGCGACCTTGAGATCGAGTTCTATCGTGCTTCGGGACCTGGCGGTCAGCACCGCAATACCACTGATTCGGCAGTGCGGATCAAGCACGTCCCAACGGGAATAGTGGTTCAGGCGTCAGAAAGCCGCTCCCAATTCCGTAATCGTGCGGTTGCGTTAGCACGTTTGAAAGAAGAACTCGAACGGCGACAGAGAAAATCAAAGCGGCGCATTTCCACCAAGGTGACTCCAGGGGCTCGGGAGAGACGACTGGAATCCAAACGAAAGACCTCCGCAAAGAAGCGCCTCAGATCTGCTCCTCCAGATGAGTGA